A single region of the Elusimicrobiota bacterium genome encodes:
- a CDS encoding glycosyltransferase family 39 protein gives MTSPPSRLSWRGPFILTFVYWLAVLLLPPFQNVALDDDWVYASAVSSIFRGGLQLPISATPNFVVQAWWGALFRVLFGPGYAPLRLSTLVLGWLGVLAFYDLLRQQRPEGDSGLVLPAALLFAFNPLFFTFCPSFMTDVPALSLGLVALALSRRACRDGRCDRRWLLAGSLFAALAYGIRQTAICIPAGLSVYYWRELSRERRNLWAVWSIPLAAAAGHQAWLRLWHGPTGNIYLWLWDDVPNLTGAAALIFERLAVTLIYCGLFSIPLAAAFWCDRPLERLRRLPARRWYPIAVVSAAVALFMLSHGGLPYAPLPWGRWGMACYNINGMDFRPPFFLQGAGFWMALSGLSWVSLATVGLALAEGPVPEAGALATLTFAPQFGMMMFGAFIFNRYMLVLVPALLLCGQVAASGRRRAQAALGIGTALMAVFSWAGTSDYLRATAAAWRLGEYAVAAGLPASEVHADGDWCFAYNEAAVNAELRRRSAAGQRISMGDIALSCLRAPQAVVTFKTPPRPPHELLAEESFFSPLSWRTERLYLYRRAAIRPHQRPSEQDRPARGPVKGYNAKTPPE, from the coding sequence ATGACTTCGCCCCCATCCAGGCTGTCCTGGCGCGGCCCGTTCATCCTGACTTTCGTCTACTGGCTGGCCGTCCTGCTCCTCCCGCCTTTCCAGAACGTCGCCCTCGACGATGACTGGGTCTATGCCTCGGCCGTCAGCTCCATCTTCCGGGGCGGCCTCCAACTTCCCATAAGCGCCACCCCCAACTTCGTCGTCCAGGCCTGGTGGGGCGCGCTTTTCAGAGTCCTGTTCGGCCCCGGCTATGCCCCCTTGCGCCTCTCGACCCTCGTCTTGGGCTGGCTCGGCGTGCTGGCGTTCTACGACCTCTTGCGGCAGCAGCGGCCAGAGGGGGACTCTGGCCTGGTCCTGCCGGCGGCCCTGCTTTTCGCTTTCAACCCTTTGTTCTTCACCTTCTGCCCCAGCTTCATGACCGATGTTCCGGCCCTCTCGCTCGGACTCGTCGCATTGGCCCTGAGCCGCAGGGCTTGCCGCGACGGCCGCTGCGACCGGCGCTGGCTGCTCGCCGGCTCCCTTTTCGCGGCCCTGGCTTACGGCATCCGCCAGACCGCCATCTGCATCCCGGCGGGCCTCAGCGTCTACTATTGGCGCGAACTCTCACGGGAGCGACGCAACCTGTGGGCCGTGTGGTCCATCCCGCTGGCTGCCGCAGCCGGCCATCAAGCCTGGCTGCGCCTCTGGCACGGTCCGACCGGGAACATCTATCTTTGGCTCTGGGATGACGTTCCAAACCTGACCGGCGCGGCAGCGTTGATCTTTGAGCGCTTGGCCGTCACTCTCATTTATTGCGGTCTTTTCAGCATCCCGCTGGCCGCAGCTTTCTGGTGCGACCGTCCTCTGGAAAGGCTGCGGCGCCTGCCGGCTCGGCGCTGGTATCCGATCGCAGTCGTGTCCGCGGCCGTGGCCCTCTTCATGCTCTCCCACGGCGGGCTGCCCTATGCCCCTCTCCCGTGGGGCCGTTGGGGCATGGCTTGCTACAACATCAACGGCATGGACTTCCGCCCGCCCTTCTTCCTCCAGGGCGCCGGCTTCTGGATGGCCCTCAGCGGCCTCTCCTGGGTCTCGCTGGCGACCGTGGGACTTGCCCTCGCGGAAGGTCCTGTCCCCGAGGCCGGCGCACTGGCGACTTTGACGTTCGCGCCACAGTTCGGCATGATGATGTTCGGCGCCTTTATATTCAACCGCTATATGCTGGTGTTGGTCCCCGCGCTTTTGCTCTGCGGCCAGGTCGCGGCCAGCGGCCGCCGCCGCGCGCAGGCCGCCTTGGGCATCGGGACCGCGCTTATGGCCGTGTTCTCCTGGGCCGGGACGTCTGACTATCTGCGCGCCACGGCTGCGGCTTGGAGGCTGGGAGAATACGCCGTGGCCGCAGGATTGCCAGCCAGCGAGGTCCATGCCGACGGCGATTGGTGTTTTGCTTACAACGAGGCCGCCGTCAACGCCGAACTGCGCCGGCGCTCGGCCGCGGGCCAGCGTATCTCCATGGGCGATATCGCGCTCAGCTGCTTAAGGGCGCCTCAGGCGGTCGTCACTTTCAAGACGCCGCCCCGTCCGCCGCACGAGTTGTTGGCTGAGGAGAGCTTCTTCTCCCCTCTTTCCTGGCGCACGGAACGGCTGTACCTTTATCGCCGTGCCGCCATCCGACCGCATCAGCGGCCTTCTGAGCAGGACAGACCCGCAAGGGGGCCTGTCAAAGGTTATAATGCCAAAACGCCGCCGGAGTGA
- a CDS encoding glycosyltransferase family 39 protein, whose protein sequence is MSDLQQKISRLEVATLSGAAVLALASRFYRLDYGLPQVVWVDAFKFVIQAAMMVAAGNLKPIDCHYPGLFVNSLAILYQALDLRSAYGRYLAAYAVAAMFGAALPVLSWFAARPLTGPAGRVIAAILCLLCPVCLTFSRLPTTDCMAACFMMGVLTILARLPRRPAAYAGAGALAGLAIGAKWTGLFLLPFLMLTVFVAAARYQSRRTLYGGLSAAFAAAIVAFLITTPYFPLLWRDYLHGFYLESVVQSRGTIGEVQLGWFDYLLSRTPAWETPWLGSSLAANLGPGCLILGLVAAVCGLSARFGFPLLLYSLYALLYLACASRPGHAKTIRYLIPILPALFVLIGWLLERAADKVVPRLRTAALLAAFMLVAAVPAAKSARYLFRLSRPSTNDEARAWARRSIPPGTSVYLSPFYTLDFLALPLRLGTIPDAGQRIHDLPAGLGRSPERDFVYYPGLLDELRAAGVRYLIFNSYFDAAFSAVPENLRWFPKAVAQRAAFMARVLKETEPVYAVRGEVEGRFGPDITVYRIKEPR, encoded by the coding sequence GTGAGCGACCTGCAACAGAAGATCTCCCGCCTTGAGGTCGCAACCCTGAGCGGGGCGGCCGTTCTCGCTTTGGCTTCACGCTTCTACCGCTTGGATTACGGGCTTCCCCAGGTCGTCTGGGTGGATGCATTCAAGTTCGTGATACAAGCGGCGATGATGGTCGCGGCGGGGAATCTGAAGCCCATCGACTGCCATTATCCCGGGCTGTTCGTGAATTCTTTGGCGATCCTATACCAAGCCCTGGACCTCAGGTCCGCCTACGGCCGCTATCTGGCGGCCTATGCGGTCGCGGCGATGTTCGGGGCCGCCTTGCCAGTGCTCTCTTGGTTCGCGGCCCGTCCCTTGACGGGGCCGGCGGGTCGGGTCATAGCCGCGATCCTCTGCCTCCTCTGCCCGGTTTGCCTGACCTTCTCCCGCCTGCCCACGACGGACTGCATGGCGGCTTGCTTCATGATGGGAGTCCTGACCATACTGGCCCGTCTGCCACGACGTCCGGCGGCCTACGCCGGGGCCGGGGCATTGGCCGGATTGGCGATAGGCGCCAAGTGGACTGGACTCTTTCTTCTCCCGTTCTTGATGTTGACCGTCTTCGTGGCCGCGGCGCGTTACCAGAGCCGGAGAACGCTTTATGGCGGCCTGAGCGCCGCATTTGCAGCGGCCATCGTCGCCTTCCTTATCACGACGCCTTATTTCCCGCTCCTTTGGCGGGACTATCTCCACGGTTTCTATTTGGAAAGCGTGGTCCAGTCCCGGGGCACCATCGGGGAGGTCCAACTGGGCTGGTTCGATTATCTCCTTTCACGGACCCCGGCTTGGGAGACGCCTTGGCTGGGAAGCTCCCTCGCGGCGAACCTCGGACCTGGCTGCCTCATCTTGGGGCTGGTCGCCGCAGTCTGCGGGCTGAGCGCGCGTTTTGGATTCCCCCTTCTCCTTTACAGCCTTTATGCGCTGCTCTACTTGGCCTGCGCATCAAGGCCGGGCCATGCCAAGACGATCCGCTATTTGATCCCTATCCTGCCCGCGCTTTTTGTCCTCATCGGCTGGCTCCTGGAGCGTGCGGCTGATAAGGTCGTTCCGCGTCTGCGCACGGCCGCTCTCCTCGCCGCTTTCATGCTCGTGGCCGCGGTGCCAGCCGCCAAGTCTGCCCGTTACCTCTTCCGCCTCAGCCGTCCTTCGACTAATGACGAGGCGCGGGCGTGGGCTAGACGCAGCATCCCTCCCGGTACCTCAGTCTACCTTTCCCCATTCTATACTCTCGATTTCCTTGCGCTCCCCCTGCGGCTGGGCACGATACCGGACGCAGGTCAAAGGATCCATGACCTGCCCGCGGGGCTGGGCAGGAGCCCGGAGCGCGACTTCGTCTATTATCCGGGCTTGCTTGATGAGTTGCGCGCGGCTGGCGTGCGCTATTTGATTTTCAATTCCTACTTCGACGCGGCCTTCTCCGCGGTCCCGGAGAACCTGCGGTGGTTCCCGAAGGCGGTGGCGCAGCGCGCTGCCTTCATGGCCCGGGTCCTCAAGGAGACCGAGCCTGTCTATGCGGTCCGTGGTGAAGTCGAGGGCCGTTTTGGTCCGGACATAACCGTGTATCGCATCAAGGAGCCTCGATGA
- a CDS encoding thymidine kinase has translation MKRARGKVGHRPAAPLHWGQAGGWIEAVVGSMFSGKTQELIRRLRLATIARQKVQVFNHALDTRYAKDHIVSHDSSKTPCQAVAKAKDILDLVQPDTQVVGIDEVQFFDEAVIGVCETLADQGRRVIVAGLDQDYRGVPFPVTSQLMGVAEFVTKNLAICSVCGSPANRSQRLSNNKKLIEVGTGDKYEARCRACFRR, from the coding sequence ATGAAGCGGGCACGGGGAAAGGTCGGCCATCGACCGGCGGCGCCTTTGCATTGGGGACAGGCGGGAGGCTGGATCGAGGCCGTGGTCGGCTCGATGTTCTCGGGCAAGACCCAGGAGCTCATCCGGCGCCTGCGGCTGGCGACCATCGCGCGCCAGAAAGTCCAGGTGTTCAACCACGCCTTGGACACCCGCTATGCCAAGGACCACATCGTGTCCCACGATTCTTCCAAGACTCCGTGCCAGGCCGTGGCCAAGGCCAAGGACATCCTGGACCTGGTCCAGCCGGATACCCAGGTGGTGGGCATCGACGAGGTGCAGTTCTTCGATGAGGCCGTCATCGGCGTGTGCGAGACCTTGGCCGACCAGGGCCGGCGCGTCATCGTGGCGGGGCTGGACCAGGACTACCGCGGCGTGCCTTTCCCCGTCACCAGCCAGCTCATGGGTGTGGCCGAGTTCGTGACCAAGAACCTCGCCATCTGCTCGGTCTGCGGCAGTCCGGCCAACCGGTCCCAGCGCCTCTCCAACAACAAGAAGCTCATCGAGGTGGGCACCGGGGACAAGTACGAGGCCCGGTGCCGGGCCTGTTTCCGGCGTTAG